In Engraulis encrasicolus isolate BLACKSEA-1 chromosome 2, IST_EnEncr_1.0, whole genome shotgun sequence, the sequence AGCGCAGTCGACGTCGTACAAGGGAGAGCTGGAACAACAGACAATCAAGCTTAACCCAAAAAATCTCAAATCCGAACATCATTTTCTGAACAGCAACACAAAGGACGGCGCTCCAGAGCAGCAGGCCAGTACTGATGGCCAGAGCGACAGTCGGCAGGACACAGTGGACTACAAAACAGGTGATCAGCAAAGCCCAGGAGGACACCCCAGTGACTATGACGACCACATTACACACGGCTCAGACTCGGAGTCCGGTCGGTTAGACCCAGACCACATCCACACCAAAGAgcgaccagcagcagcagcagcagcagcagagggtcTGGCCGTGCAGAGCTCGAGCTCGGGTCACACCACAGGACTACTTGTTTCAGAGGTGGTCACCACCACCAGTAGTGACACGCTTGACCACTTGCCATCGACACAGACTGGAGTTCAGCACGTGTCAAAGACCAGCGCTGGTCTAACGCGGCGAGAGTCGGCAGAAAACACACTGGAGCCGAGCAGGGGGGCTGCTGCGGATGATGAAAGCCTGAGGACAGAGTCCTCAGAGGGGGATGGCGGGGAGTCTCATGGGGCCGAGGTGGACCTAGGGGTGGtcatggggttggggatgggtcCAGGTTCATCtctgggtgttggtggtggactTGGTGGAGGAGACGGGGCACTGCAGGCTGAGGAGGACCTTTTGTTTCTGGACGCACACCCCCGGGTGCTCTTCTCAGCCTCCTCCGCGCCCCCCAGGCACCCGCCCCTGCTGCTCATGCTGGAGAGGGGCCAGTTGtctgggggggaggaggaggaggacagtgggaACTGGgagcacgaggaggaggaggaggacaacaaTGATGTCAAAGGTGACACTGACGCAGCAGGTTCGTACCAGAACGTTCTACTGGGCCGAACCGACGCGGCTGCAGGCGCAGGCGTGCCTCCTAGTAGCAGGTCCCGCCGGAGCCTCTCGGCACATAACGGCGGCGGGCACGGGCGAGAGCAGTCGGTGTGCGACGAGCGCTCCGACTGGGTGACGGACAAGCGCACGGCCGTGGACATCCACCACCGCACCGTCACCATCGTGGCCGAGATCCCCACCAAGACGGGCCCGCTCAAGCAGTACTTCTACGAGACGCGCTGTCGCGAGGACTCCCACCGCACCTCGCTAGCGGTGGCGGCGTCCGCGGCTCACACCCACAGCGACAACGCGCAGCAGGCGCTGGGCTGCCGCGGCGTGGACAAGCGTCAGTGGAACAGCAGCTGCCAGACCAAGCAGTCGTTTGTGCGCGCCCTGACCCAGGACGCCAACAACCGCATGGGCTGGCGCTGGATACGCATCAACTCCtcctgcgtgtgcgtgctgctCTCGCGGGTCACCAGGAACCACCCCATGATCGAGGGGACGGCGGCGGGGGCCGGGGCGGGGGCAGGGGCGGCAGGGGCTCGGGAGAGGCAGAGGACGGGGGCGACAGAGGGGGGCAGAGCTGAGGGGAGGCAAGTCAGGGCAGCtatgaggagagcaggggagggcaGGAGGAGCTGAGAAAGACAGAAGCCACTGAGGCggagaatagaagaaaaaaaaacggaagGGGGGGTTGGGGCGCAGTGGGAGGTTGAGGAGTTAGAGACGGTAGTTCGGAGTGAcaatgatccagccatgaaatgataataataaaagacaacaaaaaaggattttaagtgtgcgggcggactcctcactctgaaaaccacagtcagcctttgtcctgtacCTTTTCCTGGGATCATGTGCACAATCTTTAGAGACAGACAAGAGTCGGGTTAGAGACAGACAAGAGTCGAGTCGGGACTGGAACTACTGCACTCGCAAGAGATGATGGAATGACTGAAGAAGGAAAAAGGAAAgacagacaagagaaagagacaagagaaAGACGGACGCGTccctggggggagagggggggtcccTTACTGCTGAGGGCACCTCcttgtctgtgcatctgtgctgGTGTTCAGAGACAAAACTCAAATCCAGATGCCGGTCCTGTATCGACTTTCGTATTCTTCAGATCctgccgtctctctttctctttctgtctttcttatgtctccctctctctctttctctctctcatactatgcatccccctctctccctcatgtcatggctccccctctcttttctctctctgatactgtgccccccccctctctctctctctctctctctctctcgtgctacgTCTCTCCTCAATCACCAGTGTGCCTTGTCTGCTCTTCTCGTTCTCACTTAACCCTTCTTTAACCCACTGGCCTCTGTCAGTCGTCCCCCCTCCGCCCCCATTGCTGCCCTATGACAAACACAACGTAACCTCATCACTGGGACTACAAGAGAAAATAATAtcattatatatattttatatatttagaAGCTTGAAGTGTAAGATCCtgtgttattttttgtttttgttttctatttgTACTGTaagttatttgtttatttagtaTATCCGCATGAGTACTTTTTTATATTAATATATTTGACTTCTTTTTTTGTATATGTATCATATGTAACGACAGAATACCAGTATGCAAGCTGAttctgtgtgactgtgagtgcgttccaatacgctaccttgcgtcctccacttgtgcttgtggcctcgtaccaggatgtcatgatgacatcactgacaatagcattatatttcaatatctcgcaaaagctcaattgtaaagtcatgatctcatttgcaaactggatgttgaatgaagaatagtcccccaaaaattgttgtggctaggctgaacgCGGGGAAGTGTAATTGTTTTCTACACCGAGGTGGGGCATCGGCAAAATGTGTAGacacaagcataagtggaggacgcaaggttgcatattggaatgtagcCATTGTGACGTCCTCCCGCTCCCTCCTCAAAACCCCTCCTCCAAATTTAACCTCAAGCTCGCCCTTAAATGGGGATCAGAccaaaggactgaaaatgaattAGCCAGCCATAACCGTCCAACGGTCTGTCGGGTGAATGGAAAATTCCATGCCAATAAAATCTGGATtagatgtttgtttgtttcttttttttcaaatttccacAGTGGCCCCTGAGTAGATGTTAAGACATTTTTTTGCCGTCCTCCCACCCCCAAACCCTCCCCACTCACATACACTTTTTGGCTGCTCTTGAGGACTGCCCCCCCTCTTTTTAGCCTTGCTGTTTTGACCTGGAAACAATTACTGTGGTGTCTTGTGCTGACAGAAACCCTCGGTAACTCGGTTCAAATCTCATAAATTGACTCTCTGATAGACAGTAATGTTGGGGCTTTTACTTGGACCGGTTTTCCCCCATGATGTTGCAGTTTGACAGCTGTAACTTCACACAATTTCCCAAGAACTTGGAGGCAAGGAACCACAAGAGAGGGACTGTGCTGTCTGGTGTGGTGAGACTTGAGAAAGTGCGACTTCAGAGGAGAACCCTGTCGTAGAAGTGAAGGAAGTGAATCCAAAAATACattaatgtgtgattgtgactacAGTATGAATCATAATATAACAGATCCTCCCCAAAACTCTAGTGGCATTCCGCTAATGCTAAGGAAATGCTAACGCACTCCATTGGCTGCATACTGGTGTCTCATTTTTTTCTCATACAATACTGTATGTAGCTGTAAACAGTTCGTACAAAATAATATAAAGTAAATTATGAAGTGAAATAAAAGGGAGTCAGTGTGTGTCACTCAGAATGAATgcaacaagtctctctctctaacacacgcaggtacgcacgcacgcacgcacgcacacacacacacacacacacacacacacacacacacacacacacacacacacacacacacacacacacacacacacacacacacacacggtagacaccaacacacacattcacgcatacaGATGAAAGCTCCACACTTGTGAAGGGACTGCAGTAGAACTTGAAGcactttatttttttcatcatcaactcatcatcgtcatcatcaatgtttattttgcagacgccattttcctgttactgtcATCCTGATCAGTATTAATGTTTCTGTTAAATCATAACACAATTGGTTTCTTGAAATTTACACATACAAGTAGCATATTTTAATGACcatgtttttttatatttcatatttactttttttttaaactagatAAAATTAAATTACAGTCAGAATTAAGTATTAAATGAACATGTACATACAGTTATTCAATACAtacataaagaaaataaatatagttatcataaaaattaaaaaataaaaatgaaaatacacacatTTTACAAATTGTTCCCCAAGCTCATCCTTGTATCTTAATttgtacatatatttttttgtttcatttttaaattcaCATCGTCTTcaccaaaattttttttttttttttttttttcatcttggtTGTTTGACATGCATCGCAACACAGAAGCTAAACATTGTCCTTCTCCCGAGTCTGTTCTGTCCTCTGCCTCTCCGTCCGTCTCCCACCTGTTTTCTGTTTATGGCTTGCGTGGGTAAAAGTTTCTCTGTGAAGTAGGACATGACTGCtctcgttattattattatttttgccaGATCGGGCCGTctgttttatctctctctctctctccctccctccctccctctttccctccctcccttcctctttccctccctccctttacacacactcccctccgcctattcctcccctccccttcccttccccctccCTTCCCGTCCACACAACACAGCATTCCATCTTTTCACCACGCTGTAAACAAATGATTCTCCCCGTCTCTGCCCAGCCGTATGACCGCACAGCTAATGcagattcccccccccctttttctaaAATGGCCCCTAAGATCACTCGACACAGTGGCAAAACATTCTCCCTTTACTctcaaaagaaaggaaaaaacatAAGACCTCAATCCTCAATCACAACTGCATCCTGCATTTGTTTGTTGTAGAGATCATCCGAAATCTCGTCCGAAATGATTGCACTGTTTTGCTTAGTGTGTTTTGTTGATTTCACAGCATGTGCATCATGGCTTTATGCAGggctgctgctgacagctttttgctggtcccaggacaaagtaatatgaaaaggccccccctccaatgcaaacaatgtaatgaaatcCCCAATTTTGAGCCCCTTCTCCACCTGGGGCTTgaacaactgactcctttgtcaaCGTCATTGGGGCTTATGCACCAGAGAGCCATCCCAACCCTGGACACTGGCCCTCACTATGCATATtcagtatgcacacgcacacggttTCCTAAGTGGAGTGGATTTGATGATACAGTAGCAACCATGTGAGCTtgtgtcttttctttttcatgtttTCCCCCACCCTCCATTGCCCTGTGACTCTCAAGGCCAAGTTCCtgatctctttccctcttttaatGGACCCCATCATCCACCCATCCTCTCTAGGATAGTCCATATTGGACACCCCACTACAAGCTCCACTAGGGTGTCCGAATGCCAAGTGAGCATGCTGTCCATCCCCCTTTCCTTGCTATTGGGTAAGGGGATGGTCATGGGGCGCGGACAGTGACCAACTGCTCTTCTCCATCAACCAGAGCTCTGCCGCCATTGGCTATGCCACCAACATGCGGAACAAACCATTGGCTGTCACTTAGAGGTGGGCGGGTGTTGAGTGAGGGGCTGGAATTGGTTGGTTAGTTGTTGATTGTTGGTTGGGGTGAGTTTTTTTGCGGTGGGAACACACTCTTATTGCAGCACTCTGGCGGAGTTGAAGAATCAttaaacgaacaaacaaaaaaaaaactatggaGGCACCATAGATATGAAATCAGAAACGTCCAAAAAGAAAGAGATTTAAGTCACAATGGACGCCACTCGAGGTCATCATTAGCACAAACACAGATTGTGAcaaaagaacaacagagagaaagataaaacagtcgtttttttgtctctctcctaCCATTCCAAGTCCAATCGTACTTTTCCACCCTCTAGTTTCTTTCCGTCAGTGAATATATTTTTTCTTGTACATTCTTCACATCTTCTGTATTTGTCTGTatcctctttctgtcttccttcccCATCACCATAATTTCATTTTCATCCAATCTTTCCCCCCCATTGCGccattcttctttttcttcctttctttctttctttccttccttccttctttccttcttttcctgTTATTGCAGAATGGTCAGACCGATAGATTTTTATATTTATAAATAGACTCATTGCTTCtctgctttttgttgttgttgttgtttttctttttttttgaagaatTCCATGAATTAATGTAAGCAGATTtctgtggggaggggggtggggtggggtggggagggggggggtgttggtggacTCCCGTAGTGACAGCGGCACCTGTGGACAGAAAGGGTATTGACGCTGTGAGTGAGTTTCTCGGCTGCATTCTGCTTTCCTCTACGATGCGATGCCCCATTTTTACACCGCAGGATATAGTGACCCCACTTCAACTCATTCACCAAGCCCTCGcccccatacacccccccccacacacacacaatgcattccGACATGCACAGCAactccttaacacacacacactcagtgacacacacacacacacacacacacacacacacacacacacacacacacacacacacacacacacacacacacacacacacacacacacacacacacacacacacacacacacacacacacacacacacacagatgtcattTATGAAGCATGCTGGGGTTGAAGCTATCCATACACCGCAGTCCGCAGTAACCTCAGGCACGGCAACATTAAAggagacaaacaaaacaacaccaaCTTGACGCAGGGCATTCCTGTGTAACACATGCAAAACAACACCAACTAGATGCaggcctctctcctcactcagaCAGCACAGGGCTCTAGTCTGCAGTGATAACCAAATTGtcagagacacagaaagacagagacaggcagaggagaggagaggagaaagagagcgagagagagagagagagagagagagagagagagagagagagagtgtgtttgggttttttgtcaggcagagaagaggagtgtgtgtgtgtgtgtgtgtgtgtgtgtgtgtgtgtgtgtgtgtgtgtgtgtgtgtgtgtgtgtgtgtgtgtgtgtgtgtgtgtgtgtgtgtgtgtgtgtgtgtgtgtgtgtgtgtgtgtgtgtgtgtgtgtgtgagggcgagcGTGCATGaacgcacatgtgtgtatgtgtgagggagaatcaggcagagaagagaagagaagagaagagaagagaagagaagagaagagaagagaagagaagagggagagacagtgtgtgtacagtatgtgtgcggtGTGCACATGATGTGTTTACAGTATGGGTCCTTGTGAGAAAGCAGAGcacaggaagaggagaagaagaagaggagggctCAGTGCAGTACTGGCGGCcgtactcacctcacctcaccagccTGCCCCTCAGCAGGAGTAGGTCCTCACTGAACCAGACTCCCCCCGCGGTCCTGAGTTCACTAATGGGAGAAgaaggcacagagagagggagagagagaaagagagaggggggggggtgtcagagagagagagagagagagagagagagggagagagagaaagagagagagatggcacagagagagagagagatggagggtcagagagggagagagagagagagagagagagagatggtcagagagagagagagagcaagaaagagagagagagagagagagagagagagggagagagggtcagagagagagggaaaagagagggaggaagagagagagggagggatagggagggagggaggtagagagagagagagtcttaagTGCATCTGTTTAATTACATACGCTATTCTGGTATGCATTATAGTACACAGTGATGACAAATGAATTGCCCTTAATGGAGGCAAATCAAGAGGGGAGCTGGCAAAGCATTTGGCAATGATAAAAAACAACTGTAAGCAGAATCACCATATTATTGCATTAGAGGAAaattgagagagaaaggtggggtgGGAaaccagagaaagacagagagagagagaattagagaaagcgagagagagagagagagagagagagagagagagagagagagagagagagagagagaggaagagggagaatgtGCGTGAGACGACATGATTATTATGATGGTCTATAAGCAACAGCGTGCGTTTGCCCTGAATGATTTTCAGACTGGCCAACGGCAGTTTATGAGGCTGTTTAAACCAGCCCAACAAACCACAAATCCCTGATGCCAAACGCATCACCTCCCTTGCAAAAATGAAACATTCACGACTGTTATTACTTCTGTAAACGAAATCCTTACATGAAAACGACCCTTCGGTACGTTTAGTACCCACTGACTGCAGACTGACTGAATGCAGATTCCAGAACCGAGTACAAAGCACcatccctcccacccccacccccatcacccaAGTGCTCTTTGCCTACATCACATAACCATTGCCATGAGCACATAACCAcctaaacatgttttttttgcacaACATGAGAACCTGAATAAAGATATATTGGTTTTGTTTACATATAAATATATCTGTGAGGCATCTAGACTAAGTTGTGAAAATTAAGCTCAGTAAGTTGAACACAATTGCTGTGGTAGCAAAATAATGGATTATTATGTTTAACACATGACGATTGATAAACCGAAGTCAAAATATACATATTGTACGCATGTCCCAGCACCTCTCTTGCTGAGGTAGAGCATGGGCTGATGGCCTGTCTTGGAAAAACGGttgtgaaagaaagaaatgggTGCGGACTTCAGTGCGTATTATCAGGCATGGGCTGAAGGTCATATATGCCTAGTTCCGTGGATATCGGTCAAAAATATGACCTGTGATGATAACATAGAGTAGTGAGCATGTGCGTGGTAATAGACAATGGCGTCATGGGTGGTGAAATGTATCGTGGAAAAACGTTGAAAAACGTAGCCAGCTGCGGCACCACTGAACACTGAACAAAAAAAGCAAACAGGGTATTGGCCCTTTGTACAAGTTTATATCCAGCTTGAGTGCCATTACTGGAATGATGGCAAAGCTGGAATACCATCACCACTACAAACACCCTCGAAGATAGAGAACAAAACTGATAAGTAAACACTAGTAAAGCTAAGGACAGTACAGTGACTGCTGGTACTGAGCAAAAGTAATGACACACACTACTGCACAGAAGTGTGCATGCATCTAGATCGGATATGACTTTCAAGTTGGTTGCAGTGTTcttttgaaggtgcactgtgtaggatggtggtcagagtaggtattgcaactatgctgctcattaaaaccaAGATGACTGTTGCcaaaattgtatcttttcatgaacattttacAAGTAATAAGCTACTATTTACCAATAGGACCAAAGTACAGAAAGTGTTGTAGCTAAAGATGTCtattttctggaaattaaaaatggtggacaaggagaagatcccccttttcatgtatgcaaagtgccattttcccagtcataatgaatacttagaatttgacggtggtggtggtgagtattcatgaaaaaagtagcatttgtaaatgggcagcattcattttggaaataaactgctcaacatattatacagtgcacctttaacactttAAGTGCATGTAACATACTGTAAAATAATACAAACGAGTaaaagaaataaacacatattGGGTTTTTTTCCGTCTGAGTCGATAAAATCTGCTGCTGTGACCAACAGCCCCTTGCTCTCTCTGCATCAGCTGTAACCTGTAGCAGACTGGCCCAGTTTACACATGGAGAGAGTTTTAATGGGCATGGCTTTACTAAGCACTTGGGGACTGGGGCCAGTGGACAGCTGGAGAAGAAGTAGTCAacgctagggctgggcggtataccattaaaaaaaacgtgataacgtttttttttttcacatacacaaggttcacttttgatgagagattttttgtttttattccaaaaaaaagtgattaaaatagaaatggagattaattaaaattcaggattttatctcatttaaaaatttaaaatcagccttttcttcagaaacattgaaaTGTGGGGGAAACTCGtcgcttatgaaaaaaaaaatcgtgcagagaaccgtgatatcacTTTTCATCAAAAAAAGAGTGATaggcattttttccagaaccgcccagccctagtcaaCGCCATGCCTCGGGTGGCCCAGTACAGGGTGACCCAGTAcagggtgaaatcctggtttgtgttcatagtatggccctcagaggacttttttttacagccctcggatgaatttgaagtggccccttgacagaaaaaggttccccacccctggtatactcactcacttcttttcaGCCTCTTTTGCTATACAGTCTGAACGTTCAAGATCTTTTGTTAAGTTTGTGCTCATTTTAACTCATATGTAATATAAGCTGTAACACTGTCCATTTATCCAGtacctcactctctgtctctgtacctgcctaccgacgtgtgtgtgtgtgtgtgtgtgtgtgtgtgtgtgtgtgtgtgtgtgtgcgtgagtgtgtgtgtgtgttttgtggtcatCCTCACCCTCGCTCTGGaccttcctcagtgtgtgtgtgtgggtgtgtgcgtgggtgtgtgtgtgggtgtgtgcgtgggtgtgtgtgtgtgtgtgtgtgtgtgtgtgtgtgtgtgtgtgtgtgtgtgtgtgtgtgtgtgtgtgtgtgtgtgtcatccattCCTCACTCTCGCTCTGGACCTtcctcagcgtgtgtgtgtgtgtgtgtgtgtgtgtgtgtgtgtgtgtgtgtgtgtgtgtgtgtgtgtgtgtgtgtgtgtgtgtgtgtgtgtgtgtgtgtgtgtgtgtgtgtgcgtgggtgtgtgtgtcatccaTGTCTCACCCTCGCTCTGGACCTTCCTCAGcgtgacgatgtgtgtgtgtgtgtgtgtgtgtgcgtgtgcgtgtgtgtgtgtgtgagtgtgtgtgtgtgtgagtgtgtgtgtgtgtgtgtgtgtgtgtgtgtgtgtgtgtgtgggtgtgtgtgtgtgagtgtgtgtgtgtgtgtgtgtgtgtgtgtgtgtgtgtgtgtgtgtgtgtgtgtgtgtgcgcctgtg encodes:
- the LOC134464903 gene encoding uncharacterized protein LOC134464903; its protein translation is MHWLPLVAMVIASALPFPHSPLPRLVAASSHSSQTQLNLTLNSSGSSPSSEPDFSSPAATVPVLDYSSHHGDVSQTDYSMAARKVEGEASERKAALGDLAQSTSYKGELEQQTIKLNPKNLKSEHHFLNSNTKDGAPEQQASTDGQSDSRQDTVDYKTGDQQSPGGHPSDYDDHITHGSDSESGRLDPDHIHTKERPAAAAAAAEGLAVQSSSSGHTTGLLVSEVVTTTSSDTLDHLPSTQTGVQHVSKTSAGLTRRESAENTLEPSRGAAADDESLRTESSEGDGGESHGAEVDLGVVMGLGMGPGSSLGVGGGLGGGDGALQAEEDLLFLDAHPRVLFSASSAPPRHPPLLLMLERGQLSGGEEEEDSGNWEHEEEEEDNNDVKGDTDAAGSYQNVLLGRTDAAAGAGVPPSSRSRRSLSAHNGGGHGREQSVCDERSDWVTDKRTAVDIHHRTVTIVAEIPTKTGPLKQYFYETRCREDSHRTSLAVAASAAHTHSDNAQQALGCRGVDKRQWNSSCQTKQSFVRALTQDANNRMGWRWIRINSSCVCVLLSRVTRNHPMIEGTAAGAGAGAGAAGARERQRTGATEGGRAEGRQVRAAMRRAGEGRRS